A genomic region of Ovis canadensis isolate MfBH-ARS-UI-01 breed Bighorn chromosome 9, ARS-UI_OviCan_v2, whole genome shotgun sequence contains the following coding sequences:
- the SLA gene encoding src-like-adapter isoform X1 codes for MGNSMRSTPAPPERPLPNSEELDSDFLAVLSDYPSPDISPPIFRRGEKLRVISDEGGWWKAISLSTGRESYIPGICVARVYHGWLFEGLGRDKAEELLQLPDTKIGSFMIRESETKKGFYSLSVRHRQVKHYRIFRLPNNWYYISPRLTFQCLEDLVNHYSEVADGLCCVLTTPCLTQTVAAPAVRASDSPVTLRQKTFNWRRAISRQQEDPERAESPVGVDESLFSYGLRESIASYLSLTGDDSTSFDRKKKSVSLMYSGSKRKSSFFSSPPYFED; via the exons atgggaaacagCATGCGATCCACCCCGGCGCCCCCCGAGAGGCCTCTGCCCAACTCAGAGG AACTGGACAGTGActttctggctgtgctgagcGACTACCCATCTCCCGACATCAGCCCCCCGATATTCCGCCGTGGGGAGAAACTGCGTGTGATTTCTGA TGAAGGGGGCTGGTGGAAAGCCATCTCGCTTAGCACCGGTCGAGAAAGTTACATTCCTGGAATATGCGTGGCCAGAGTTTACCACGG TTGGCTGTTTGAAGGCCTGGGCAGAGACAAGGCTGAGGAGCTGCTGCAGCTGCCGGACACGAAGATCGGCTCATTCATGATCAGAGAGAGTGAGACCAAGAAAG GTTTTTATTCCCTCTCAGTGAGACACCGGCAGGTGAAGCATTACCGAATCTTCCGTCTGCCAAACAACTGGTATTACATTTCCCCGAGGCTCACCTTCCAGTGCCTGGAGGACCTGGTGAATCACTATTCCG AGGTGGCCGACGGCCTCTGCTGTGTGCTGACCACGCCCTGCCTCACTCAGACGGTGGCAGCCCCAGCAGTAAGGGCCTCCGACTCACCCGTCACCCTGCGCCAGAAGACCTTCAACTGGAGGAGGGcgataag CAGACAGCAAGAGGACCCAGAGCGGGCAGAGAGCCCAGTCGGTGTGGACGAGTCCCTCTTCAGCTACGGCCTTCGGGAAAGCATCGCCTCGTACTTGTCCCTAACGGGAGATGACAGCACTTCCTTTGACCGGAAGAAGAAAAGCGTGTCCCTGATGTACAGTGGGAGCAAAAGGAAGAGCTCTTTCTTCTCATCACCACCGTACTTTGAAGACTAG
- the SLA gene encoding src-like-adapter isoform X2: MGNSMRSTPAPPERPLPNSEELDSDFLAVLSDYPSPDISPPIFRRGEKLRVISDEGGWWKAISLSTGRESYIPGICVARVYHGWLFEGLGRDKAEELLQLPDTKIGSFMIRESETKKGFYSLSVRHRQVKHYRIFRLPNNWYYISPRLTFQCLEDLVNHYSEVADGLCCVLTTPCLTQTVAAPAVRASDSPVTLRQKTFNWRRAIRQQEDPERAESPVGVDESLFSYGLRESIASYLSLTGDDSTSFDRKKKSVSLMYSGSKRKSSFFSSPPYFED; encoded by the exons atgggaaacagCATGCGATCCACCCCGGCGCCCCCCGAGAGGCCTCTGCCCAACTCAGAGG AACTGGACAGTGActttctggctgtgctgagcGACTACCCATCTCCCGACATCAGCCCCCCGATATTCCGCCGTGGGGAGAAACTGCGTGTGATTTCTGA TGAAGGGGGCTGGTGGAAAGCCATCTCGCTTAGCACCGGTCGAGAAAGTTACATTCCTGGAATATGCGTGGCCAGAGTTTACCACGG TTGGCTGTTTGAAGGCCTGGGCAGAGACAAGGCTGAGGAGCTGCTGCAGCTGCCGGACACGAAGATCGGCTCATTCATGATCAGAGAGAGTGAGACCAAGAAAG GTTTTTATTCCCTCTCAGTGAGACACCGGCAGGTGAAGCATTACCGAATCTTCCGTCTGCCAAACAACTGGTATTACATTTCCCCGAGGCTCACCTTCCAGTGCCTGGAGGACCTGGTGAATCACTATTCCG AGGTGGCCGACGGCCTCTGCTGTGTGCTGACCACGCCCTGCCTCACTCAGACGGTGGCAGCCCCAGCAGTAAGGGCCTCCGACTCACCCGTCACCCTGCGCCAGAAGACCTTCAACTGGAGGAGGGcgataag ACAGCAAGAGGACCCAGAGCGGGCAGAGAGCCCAGTCGGTGTGGACGAGTCCCTCTTCAGCTACGGCCTTCGGGAAAGCATCGCCTCGTACTTGTCCCTAACGGGAGATGACAGCACTTCCTTTGACCGGAAGAAGAAAAGCGTGTCCCTGATGTACAGTGGGAGCAAAAGGAAGAGCTCTTTCTTCTCATCACCACCGTACTTTGAAGACTAG
- the SLA gene encoding src-like-adapter isoform X3, which translates to MYSKLGHSPPRGLGAWLTPRVDPLCRWLRAALTARGERKMGNSMRSTPAPPERPLPNSEELDSDFLAVLSDYPSPDISPPIFRRGEKLRVISDEGGWWKAISLSTGRESYIPGICVARVYHGWLFEGLGRDKAEELLQLPDTKIGSFMIRESETKKGFYSLSVRHRQVKHYRIFRLPNNWYYISPRLTFQCLEDLVNHYSEVADGLCCVLTTPCLTQTVAAPAVRASDSPVTLRQKTFNWRRAISRQQEDPERAESPVGVDESLFSYGLRESIASYLSLTGDDSTSFDRKKKSVSLMYSGSKRKSSFFSSPPYFED; encoded by the exons ATGTACTCTAAACTGGGTCATTCTCCACCCAGAGGGCTCGGCGCGTGGCTGACTCCCCGTGTGGATCCCCTGTGCCGTTGGCTTCGAGCGGCTTTGACAGCCcggggagaaagaaaaatgggaaacagCATGCGATCCACCCCGGCGCCCCCCGAGAGGCCTCTGCCCAACTCAGAGG AACTGGACAGTGActttctggctgtgctgagcGACTACCCATCTCCCGACATCAGCCCCCCGATATTCCGCCGTGGGGAGAAACTGCGTGTGATTTCTGA TGAAGGGGGCTGGTGGAAAGCCATCTCGCTTAGCACCGGTCGAGAAAGTTACATTCCTGGAATATGCGTGGCCAGAGTTTACCACGG TTGGCTGTTTGAAGGCCTGGGCAGAGACAAGGCTGAGGAGCTGCTGCAGCTGCCGGACACGAAGATCGGCTCATTCATGATCAGAGAGAGTGAGACCAAGAAAG GTTTTTATTCCCTCTCAGTGAGACACCGGCAGGTGAAGCATTACCGAATCTTCCGTCTGCCAAACAACTGGTATTACATTTCCCCGAGGCTCACCTTCCAGTGCCTGGAGGACCTGGTGAATCACTATTCCG AGGTGGCCGACGGCCTCTGCTGTGTGCTGACCACGCCCTGCCTCACTCAGACGGTGGCAGCCCCAGCAGTAAGGGCCTCCGACTCACCCGTCACCCTGCGCCAGAAGACCTTCAACTGGAGGAGGGcgataag CAGACAGCAAGAGGACCCAGAGCGGGCAGAGAGCCCAGTCGGTGTGGACGAGTCCCTCTTCAGCTACGGCCTTCGGGAAAGCATCGCCTCGTACTTGTCCCTAACGGGAGATGACAGCACTTCCTTTGACCGGAAGAAGAAAAGCGTGTCCCTGATGTACAGTGGGAGCAAAAGGAAGAGCTCTTTCTTCTCATCACCACCGTACTTTGAAGACTAG